The Streptomyces puniciscabiei genomic interval CCGACGCCGCCGGCCCGCCCGTCGGCGAAGGCGTCGAGGTACTCCTGCCGGGGCCCGGAACCGGCCCTGGGCCCGGCCGGCCGCTGCCGCGGAAGCACCGCCCCCGGACCGGCCGCCCCCGCGAACTCCCCCCAACCCCCGCCGGCTTCCCGCTGCTCGGGATGCCCACCACGAGCAGAAGCGCCGTCATGGAAACGGGGGGTACCGTGCGCGGGCGTGCCGTCCGGAAGCCGCGGCGCACCGTGCCCGGGAGTGCCATCGGGAAGCCGCGGGAAACCACGGGCGGGCGTGCCGTCGGGCAGACGCGGCACACCACGCGCCGGGGTTCCCTCGCCGAAACGCGGAACACCCTGGGCCGGCGTGCCACCAGGAAAGCTCGGTACACCATGCGCGGGCGTGCCATCAGGCAGACGCGGCACCCCCCGCACGGGCGTGCCCTCGGGAAGCCTGGGAAAACCATGTGCCGGCGTGCCGTCGGGCAGACGGGGCACGCCGCGCGCGGGGGTGCCGTCCGCGAAACGCGGCGCACCAGGCGCGGGGGTACCGTCCATGACACGCGGCGCGCCCGGCGCGGGGGTGCCCGAAGGGAACGTCGGCGGTCGGTGCGAGCCGCGCGGCGGGGCCCCGGCGGTACCGGCGCCGGTACCGGTCCCGTTCGTCGACGCCTGTCGTTGCCCGGGCAGCAGCGGCTGCTCGTCCCGGGCACCGCGCGTCCGCCTGGTGGCGGCTATGTCCGCGGAGTCGGCCTTGGCGGCCGGGCCGCGGCGGCTGTGGCGTCCCACGCAGGCCTCAGCTCCCCGTGCCCGAGTCGGTGCCGGCGTCCTCGGTCTCCGCGAGGAGCTCCCGGAACGCCGTGGCCACCACGTTCGGGTACTCCATCATCGCGACGTGCCCGGCGTCCGGCAGGGACAGCAGGCGCGAGTCGCGGAAGGCGCGGGCGGCCCGGCGGGCCATGCGGAAGCCGACCAGCTGGTCACGGCCGCCGTAGATCAGCAGGGTCGGCGCGAGCACGCGCTCGGCCTGGCGCCACAGCCCGTGCTGTCCACCGAGCGTGTAGGCGTTGACGATCCCGCGCGCGGAGCGGGCCATCGCGTCCCAGAAGTACGGCAGCTGCAGCCGCCGTTCCAGCTCCTCCACGGCGTGCTGGAACGCCTCGGGCGACACCCGCCCCGGGTCGCCGTAGCAGAGCGCCAGGACACCGCGCACCCGCTGCTCGGCCGTCCACTGCTTGGTGAACCGGGTGAACAGGGCGGCGACACCGGGCACGCCGAGCAGCGCGGTCGGCGCCGCGGTGCGCTGGATGCGCAGCTCCGGCAGGGCCGGCGACACGAGCGTGAGCGTACGGACCAGGTCGGGGCGTACGGCGGCCACGCGCGTGGTGACCGCCCCGCCGAGCGAGTTGCCGAACAGGTGGACCGGGCCGCGGCCGGCCGCGTCGAGATAGCGGATCACCGCGCGCGCGTGCCCGGTGACGGAGTAGTTCCCGTCGTCCGGGGGCGGGGAGTCGCCGAAGCCCGGCAGGTCGACCGCCTCACTGTCCACGACGCCGTCCAGCTCGGCCATCAGCGACGACCAGTTCTGCGAGGAACCGCCGAGCCCGTGGACGTACAGCGCGGGCGGCAGGCCCTCGCGCGCGGGGCGGCGGGAGCGGACCGACAGGGTGACTCCGGGCAGTCCCACGGACCGCAGCCGCTCGCCCTCGCCGACCCGGACGGGCGCCACTCTCGGAAGCACACTGGCGGCCGGCACGGACGGCGACTCGGTCGAAGACATGCGGCAATGTTACGAGGTGATCACGTCGGGGTTCATGTGTTCGCCGTCACAGAGTGGGCCGCGAGTGACGGGTGAACCGGAACCGGACCGGCCCGCTACGAACGGGCGCGACGGCATGGCGTCCGGATCTGCTGTCTCCTAGGCTCGTAGAAAGGGCACCCGTATGTGGCCCCCTGCTGTTTCCAGGGACGTTCGTAGGAAGGGAGCCCACCATGGCCTATGACCCCATCGAGCCCGACACGATCGAGGACCTGGAGGCCGAAACGGCCGAGGAGATCGACGTCGAAGCCCCCGAGGTGGACGCCGCCGAGCAGCACCACGACATCGCGCCGGACCGCGACGACCCCCTGACGGGCAAGGATCCGGACGGCGCGAACGAGGCCGATCTGGTCGAACAGGCGCGTGTCGTCTCGCTCGACGAGGACGACTACCGCTGACCTCCCCGGACTCCCGCGACCGCACGAGGAGCCCACTGCGGCTTCCGCCGCCGTCCGGTACGTGAAATTCTGCGCTCGCAGCGCGCACACCACGGTTACCGAAAAGTACGATGGCCGCGCGGCCGACACCGCGAAATGGACGACTTTGGGAGGCGGCGTGACAGCCATCGAGCAAACTGAGGCGGCACGCCCGCGTGGCACCCGTCTGCCGCGCCGAGCTCGACGGAACCAGCTGCTGGGCGCCGCCCAGGAGGTCTTCGTCGCGCAGGGGTACCACGCGGCGGCGATGGACGACATCGCCGAGCGGGCCGGCGTGAGCAAGCCGGTGCTCTACCAGCACTTTCCCGGCAAGCTCGACCTCTACCTCGCCCTGCTGGACCAGCACTGCGAGTCGCTGATCCAGGCGGTGCGGGGCGCACTCGCCTCGACGACCGACAACAAGCAGCGCGTCCGCGCCACCATGGACGCCTATTTCGCCTACGTCGAGGACGACGGCGGCGCCTTCCGGCTGGTCTTCGAGTCGGACCTGACGAACGAGCCCGCGGTGCGCGAGCGCGTCGACAAGGTCACCAACGACTGCGCCGAGGCGATCTGCGACGTCATCGCGGAGGACACGGGCCTGTCGCGCGCGGAGTCGATGCTGCTCGCCTCCGGTCTCGGCGGTCTCGCCCAGGTGGTGGCCCGCTCCTGGCTGCACAGCGACCGCAGCGTGCCGCGCGACCAGGCGGTGCAGCTGCTCACCTCACTGGCCTGGCGGGGCATCGCGGGCTTCCCGCTGCACGGCAGCGAACACCACTGACGGCCGTTTGTTCCCGTCCGCTGTTCGCTGACGGCGTTCCGGCCCGGAGCGTGCAGGTCCCCTTACCGGACTAATGTGTGCTGGGTACGGCGCGGAAGATCGCGCACATCACTGACCGTCGGAGGGACATAGCCGTGGAGGTCAAGATCGGCGTGCAGCACGCGCCCCGCGAGATCGTTCTGGAGAGCGGTCAGAGCGTCGAGGAGGTCGAGCGCGTGGTGGCCGAGGCGCTGGCCGGGAAGACGGGGCTGCTGAGCCTTCAGGATGAGAAGGGCCGCAAGGTTCTGGTCCCGACCGACCGCCTCGCGTACGTGGACATCGGCGAGCCGACCGTGCGCAAGGTGGGCTTCGGCGCGCTGTAGGCGGACGTCATGCACAAGGGCCCGGCGGCCGCGAGCCGCCGGGCCCTTCCGTATGAGCGATGCACACGGCCGGCCCACAGCTCCTCCACAGCGGAGGATTGCACTCCGCAGGTCACGGGTATGACGGGCTACGACCGTCAAGGCAGACGTGCCGTGGGAGGGACCCGCTGATGATCCTGGAAGCGCTCGGCTCCGCTGTGCTCGGTCTCGTCCTCGCCTGCGCGGCGGCGTACCGCCTGTCCCACCGTCTGCCGTCCCGCCCGCTGGTCCTGTCCACGGGCATCGCCGGCGCCCTCTTCGGCGACTTCGTCACCCACACCGCCCTCGGCCCCGGCGCCGCCTGGCTGAGCCTCCTGGGCGCCGCGATCATCTCGGCGGCGTCCCTGTCCCTGCTCCTGCGCCCCGCAGGCAGGTTGCGCCGATCAGCGACGGCGTAGCAACGGCGCCTTTGCAGCGGGCGCAGGGGGCAGCGCCCCGAAGGGCGCGGGGAACTGCGCGAGCAACCACAACGCGCCCGCGGCCGCGCAACTCACCGCACCCACCCCACAGAGCGCACCCGGCTCTCAGGCCGCGAGGCCCAGCGCGGCCATCCGCTTGGTGTGCGCCTCGGTGATCCGCGAGAACATCTTCCCGACCTCCGCGAGATCGAACCCGTCGGCAACCCCGCCCACGAGCATCGTCGACAGCGCGTCCCGGTCGGCGACCACCCGCTGCGACTGCGACAGCGCCTCCCCCATCAGCCGCCGCGCCCACAGCGCCAGCCGGCCGCCCACGCGCGGGTCGGCGTCGATCGCGGCCCGCACCTTCTCCACCGCGAACCCGGCGTGCCCGGTGTCGTCGAGGACGGCCAGGACGAGCTCGCGGGTGTCGGAGTCGAGGCGGGCCGCGACCTCCCGGTAGAAGTCGCTCGCGATCGAGTCGCCGACGTACGCCTTGACCAGGCCCTCCAGCCAGTCCGAGGGCGCGGTCTGCTTGTGGAAGCCGTCGAGCGCGGCGACGAACGGGTCCATGGCCGCCGTCGGCTCCTCGCCGATCTCGGTCAGCCGGTCCCGCAGCCGCTCGAAGTGGTGGAACTCGGCCGAGGCCATCTTCGCCAGCTCCGCCTTGTCCGCGAGGGTCGGCGCCAGCTTCGCGTCCTCGGCGAGCCGCTCGAACGCCGCCAGCTCCCCGTACGCGAGCGCGCCGAGCAGGTCCACGACGGCGGCGCGGTACTGCGGGTCGGCGGAGGCCTGCGCCCAGTCCTGGGCGGCGACACCGGTGGGTTCGGCGGAGGCGGCGGACGCGTTCTCGGGCTTGTCAGAGCTAGTCATGAGGCGCACAATAGCCCGCTTGCGTGGCGCCGGAGGGGTCCTGTCGATCAGTGTGACGACCATGACGTGACGAAATCGGCCATCGCATGTGCGCGAATCCGGGGTATGGTGGTAATGCGCCTGCCAGAGTGCGTCGACGGTGTTCGACGTCTCCGAACAGGCCGCACGCATGAGGATGCCCGGTCGGTGGCCCGATCGGCTCCGACCCGACAGCCCTCCGTGGCCGTACGGCGAAGTACGTACGACGACCGGAGGGACACCCTCAGCGGTACGAGCGCTAGAGCGTCGGCAGAGGTCCCGTGCCTTACGGCTTGCCCGAGTGGTTCGCCCGTACGGCAGCCGACGTCCCCGGCACGGTCGCACACGACCCCCGCGCTCGCCTCGCGCCGCGCACACAGAAGAGGCATGATCCTGACTACGACGTTTCGAGACCTTGGGATTCTCCCCGAGACCGCCGAGGCCCTGGAGGCCGTCGGCATCACCACTCCCTTCCCCATCCAGGAGATGACGCTCCCCGTCGCACTTTCCGGCACGGACGTCATCGGCCAGGCCAAGACCGGCACCGGCAAGACGCTGGGCTTCGGTCTTCCGCTCCTCGAGCGCGTCACCGTCCCTGCCGACGTCGAGGCCGGACGCGCCGCCCCCGAGGCCCTCACCGACGCCCCGCAGGCCCTCGTCGTCGTCCCCACGCGCGAGCTGTGCACCCAGGTCACCAACGACCTGC includes:
- a CDS encoding DUF3107 domain-containing protein; translation: MEVKIGVQHAPREIVLESGQSVEEVERVVAEALAGKTGLLSLQDEKGRKVLVPTDRLAYVDIGEPTVRKVGFGAL
- a CDS encoding ferritin-like fold-containing protein; this encodes MTSSDKPENASAASAEPTGVAAQDWAQASADPQYRAAVVDLLGALAYGELAAFERLAEDAKLAPTLADKAELAKMASAEFHHFERLRDRLTEIGEEPTAAMDPFVAALDGFHKQTAPSDWLEGLVKAYVGDSIASDFYREVAARLDSDTRELVLAVLDDTGHAGFAVEKVRAAIDADPRVGGRLALWARRLMGEALSQSQRVVADRDALSTMLVGGVADGFDLAEVGKMFSRITEAHTKRMAALGLAA
- a CDS encoding alpha/beta fold hydrolase, which produces MSSTESPSVPAASVLPRVAPVRVGEGERLRSVGLPGVTLSVRSRRPAREGLPPALYVHGLGGSSQNWSSLMAELDGVVDSEAVDLPGFGDSPPPDDGNYSVTGHARAVIRYLDAAGRGPVHLFGNSLGGAVTTRVAAVRPDLVRTLTLVSPALPELRIQRTAAPTALLGVPGVAALFTRFTKQWTAEQRVRGVLALCYGDPGRVSPEAFQHAVEELERRLQLPYFWDAMARSARGIVNAYTLGGQHGLWRQAERVLAPTLLIYGGRDQLVGFRMARRAARAFRDSRLLSLPDAGHVAMMEYPNVVATAFRELLAETEDAGTDSGTGS
- a CDS encoding TetR/AcrR family transcriptional regulator; the protein is MTAIEQTEAARPRGTRLPRRARRNQLLGAAQEVFVAQGYHAAAMDDIAERAGVSKPVLYQHFPGKLDLYLALLDQHCESLIQAVRGALASTTDNKQRVRATMDAYFAYVEDDGGAFRLVFESDLTNEPAVRERVDKVTNDCAEAICDVIAEDTGLSRAESMLLASGLGGLAQVVARSWLHSDRSVPRDQAVQLLTSLAWRGIAGFPLHGSEHH